One part of the Fusobacterium pseudoperiodonticum genome encodes these proteins:
- the ilvA gene encoding threonine ammonia-lyase, which yields MAKLEDFVKAKEKLSKVLLETHLIHSPIFSKESGNEVYIKPENLQKTGSFKIRGAYNKISNLTEEEKKRGVIASSAGNHAQGVAYGARELGIKAVIVMPKSTPLIKVESTKQYGAEVVLHGDVYDDAYKKAKELEEKESYVFVHPFNDEDVLDGQGTIALEILDELPETDIILVPIGGGGLISGIACAAKLIKPDIKIIGVEPEGAASAREAIKENKVVELKEANTIADGTAVKRIGDLNFEYIKKYVDEIITVSDYELMEAFLLLVEKHKIIAENSGILSIAATKKLKEKNKKVVSVISGGNIDVLMISSMINKGLIRRDRIFSFSVDISDKPGELAKVVDLIAELGANVVKLEHNQFKNLSRFRDVEVQITVETNGTEHIQNLIETFEQKGYEIIKIKTKIN from the coding sequence ATGGCCAAGCTAGAAGATTTTGTTAAGGCAAAAGAAAAATTGTCAAAGGTACTTTTAGAAACGCATTTGATTCACAGTCCAATATTTTCAAAAGAATCTGGAAATGAAGTATATATAAAGCCAGAAAACTTACAGAAAACAGGGTCTTTCAAAATAAGAGGTGCCTACAATAAAATTTCAAACTTAACTGAGGAAGAAAAGAAAAGAGGAGTTATTGCTTCATCAGCAGGAAACCATGCTCAAGGAGTGGCCTATGGAGCTAGAGAGTTAGGAATAAAAGCAGTAATTGTAATGCCTAAATCAACTCCATTAATTAAAGTTGAATCAACTAAGCAATACGGTGCAGAAGTTGTATTGCATGGAGATGTTTATGATGATGCGTACAAAAAAGCTAAAGAGTTAGAAGAAAAAGAATCTTATGTTTTTGTACATCCATTTAATGATGAAGATGTTTTAGATGGACAAGGAACAATAGCATTAGAAATTTTAGATGAATTACCAGAAACAGATATAATCTTAGTTCCTATTGGAGGAGGAGGATTAATTTCTGGAATAGCTTGTGCTGCAAAATTAATAAAACCTGATATTAAAATTATTGGAGTTGAACCAGAAGGAGCAGCTTCAGCTCGTGAAGCTATAAAAGAAAATAAAGTAGTTGAACTTAAAGAAGCTAATACTATAGCTGATGGTACGGCAGTAAAAAGAATAGGAGATTTAAATTTTGAATACATTAAAAAATATGTAGATGAAATTATAACAGTATCTGACTATGAATTGATGGAAGCTTTCTTACTATTGGTAGAAAAACATAAGATCATCGCTGAAAATTCGGGGATACTTTCAATTGCAGCTACAAAAAAACTTAAAGAAAAAAATAAAAAAGTAGTGTCTGTAATAAGTGGAGGAAATATAGATGTTTTAATGATTTCTTCTATGATAAATAAAGGACTTATAAGAAGAGACAGAATATTTAGCTTCTCAGTTGATATATCTGATAAACCAGGAGAATTAGCAAAAGTTGTTGATTTGATAGCAGAATTAGGAGCTAATGTTGTTAAACTAGAACATAATCAATTTAAGAATTTATCAAGATTTAGAGATGTTGAGGTTCAAATAACAGTTGAAACTAATGGAACTGAACATATACAAAATTTAATAGAAACTTTTGAACAAAAAGGTTATGAAATAATTAAAATAAAAACAAAAATAAATTAA